A region of the Desulfomicrobium macestii genome:
ATGGCGGTCATGAAGTCCATTATTTGCCTCCGTCAGCGATGGTTTGCTTCAGGCCGGAGAGGCTTTTCTGCATCACCGTCGCAAGCGTGTTGTAAAGGAGGTTGTTCTTGGCCATGGCGGCCATCTCCTTGTCCAGGTCCACGTTGTCCACGCCCTGCACTACTCGCGGCGTCAAGGATTTGGTCACGCTGGCCTCGGCCGAGTCGGCGGCGAAGGCGAGAGGAAAGTGGTCGGGATGCGTGCGGGCCACGGCTCCGGTCTCGGAAAGGCCGAGGGCGGCCTGGAGGTCTTTTTCAAACTCCAGGGTGCGGGCCTTGTAGCCGGGCGTGTTGATGTTCGCCAGGTTGGTGCTGACGATGTTTTGACGCTGCAGCTGAAAATCCATGACCTTGGCCGTCAGATCAATGTGATCGGGAAACAAGCTTTTCATTCGATAACCCCTTGTCATACCGGCTTTTGTTTTTCATCTTGAGACAGAGCCGGGATGCTGACGAGGTCTGGTTTGCAATGACCATTCCAGATTGCGCAGAAGGCAATATGATATTTAAAATCATCATGTTGTCAGGAGAGAGGCATGTTCGGGGAGAAGTTTTGCTGAGTGGAGAGAGGTGTGGCACCAAAGTTGCTAAGTCGTTGGCAGACAGTCAACGCATACTAGATTTGCCGACAAGGAGGAGGAACCATGAGTTCGCATCTGGATTATGAAATCAACAAGGAACTTGGCGAATGTTATCTTTTCATGGGTGAATTGGACAAGGCCGAGAGTTATTACCAGAAAGCCGCAAGCAGCAACGGCGTCCACCCGGATCCGTATCTGGGCCTGGCGACCATTGCGGTGCAGCGCGGGGACCTGAATCAGGCCTTGACCATGTATCAAAAGGCCGACGATATCGCATCTTCGGACAAGTCCATTGCCGGGATAGCGCTCATCAGCGCCCAGCAGGGTCAGGAAGACAAGGCGTTCGAGCTGTATCAGAAGGCCCTCGGGCTCAATCCTGAAAACATCGTCGCTCTTTTCGGACTGGTTCAGGTTTCGCATGTGCTCGGGCGCACCGCAGAGGCCATCGCCCCCCTTGAGCTGCATCTGGAGATCAATCCGGGCAAGAGCGAAGTCCGCTATGCCTTGAGCGGTTGCCTTGTGTCCTGCGGCCGCAAGGACGAGGCCAAGGCGCATCTGCATCGGCTTTTGGAGTTGGACCCCGGCAACGCGTCGGCGAACGAACTTCTGGCCCAGCTTTAGAACGTTTTCGTTCCCCTCCCTCAAGGCAGGCCGAATCCCGGCGATCCGGGATTCGGCCTGCCTGTGTTATTGCATATTGCGATCAAAGGTGGCAGTGCACGGCGAACATTCTTTTGAGAGGGGGACACCATGAACATGTTGCCGATTCGCCGGGCCATCCTGAGCGTCACAGATAAATCAGGCCTTGATGACTTTGCCCGTTTTCTGCAAGAGCAGGGAGTGGAGCTCGTTTCCACCGGGGGCACCCGCAAGAAGCTCGTCCAGGCGGGCCTCAAAGTCCGTTCCGTCAGCGACGTGACCGGTTTTCCGGAGATTCTGGGCGGCCGGGTCAAGACCCTGCACCCGCACGTGCACGCCGGAATCCTGGCCGACAAGGACGATTCCACCCATATGCAGACCCTGAAGGACCTGCGGCTGTCTCCCTTCGATCTGATCTGCGTCAATCTCTACAATTTTGCCGAAGCCGTGCGCCAGACCCTGGAAGACAAGCAGGCCGTGGAACAGATCGACATCGGCGGACCGACCATGCTGCGCGCCTCGGCCAAGAACTTTCATTCCGTGGCCGTCATTCCTGATCCGTCCTACTATGCCGAATGCATGCAGGAGATGAAGAGCAACGGCGGTTCCCTGTCCCTGGACTTCCGCAAGCGCATGGCCGTGGCGACCTTTGCCCTGACTTCGGAATACGACCGCATGATCACCGAGTACCTGAGCCGCTCCTGACGGAGCGGCCCGGCCGGCTCACACCGGCCACGGAGAGAACACCATAGCATCAAAACCACTCGGCAACCTGACCGGCCTCAAACCCAGCCAGATCACGGCCATTTCCCGGCTCTACAACAGACGCTTTCCCGACCAGGGCGGGTTCACCCCCGACCAGGCCCGGGAGCTGGCCATCCTGAGCAGGGGCGTCAGCCGTCAGATCGGCGTGCTCATAAACCGCAAGGGCGTGCCGGTCATGGTACTGGTCGGAGAGCAGGACGGCATCCTGATCCCCGAGCTTTCGCGCCATCGTCAGGCCGACTCCCGGCTTTCCGGCCTGCGCCTCCTGCACACCCATCTCGATTCGTCCCTGCTGACCCAGGAAGACCTCATGGACATGGTCTTTTTGCGTCTTGACGCCATCAGCGTGCTGACGGTGTCTTCCGACGGGGCTCCCAGAACCTGCCAGATCGCCCACATCCTGCCTCCGAACACCGACGAGCTGCCCTATCAGATTCACCCGGCCATGATCTGGGATGATGTGGATTTTGATTTCGGAGCGAACGTCAAGGCCCTGGAGGACGAGCTTGCGCGCACGGGCCAAAGCGTGGCCGCCGCGGCCCGTGAGGGCTCGGCCATACTGGTCAGCGTGGCTTCGGAGTCCAGGGGCGCGCAGGAGCGATCCCTGGCGGAACTGGCGGAGCTGGCGGATACGGCCGGACTGGAAGTGGTGGGGCAGGTCGTGCAGCGGGTGACCCGGGTCAATCCCAAGCTCATCCTCGGCC
Encoded here:
- the flgB gene encoding flagellar basal body rod protein FlgB, which translates into the protein MKSLFPDHIDLTAKVMDFQLQRQNIVSTNLANINTPGYKARTLEFEKDLQAALGLSETGAVARTHPDHFPLAFAADSAEASVTKSLTPRVVQGVDNVDLDKEMAAMAKNNLLYNTLATVMQKSLSGLKQTIADGGK
- a CDS encoding tetratricopeptide repeat protein, giving the protein MSSHLDYEINKELGECYLFMGELDKAESYYQKAASSNGVHPDPYLGLATIAVQRGDLNQALTMYQKADDIASSDKSIAGIALISAQQGQEDKAFELYQKALGLNPENIVALFGLVQVSHVLGRTAEAIAPLELHLEINPGKSEVRYALSGCLVSCGRKDEAKAHLHRLLELDPGNASANELLAQL
- a CDS encoding IMP cyclohydrolase; amino-acid sequence: MNMLPIRRAILSVTDKSGLDDFARFLQEQGVELVSTGGTRKKLVQAGLKVRSVSDVTGFPEILGGRVKTLHPHVHAGILADKDDSTHMQTLKDLRLSPFDLICVNLYNFAEAVRQTLEDKQAVEQIDIGGPTMLRASAKNFHSVAVIPDPSYYAECMQEMKSNGGSLSLDFRKRMAVATFALTSEYDRMITEYLSRS